aaaaaaactccctTAAAGTGAATTATTCATAGTGTCTCCACCCTCTCCAAACATTTCTGTGTGAAGCTGAAAAGGAATAAAAATTTGCCTGCTTATCATATCTATCATGATACACTGCTGTTTATAGAAGCTTTAAACACTCTAGATGTAGCAGTCCACTCATGCGTTGGGCATTCAACCCCCCCGCCTTAGCTTAGAGTCAGATGGTCCTGGCAGCATTTATGCAGTGACCAACATTCACAGAAGGGTCTATAACTCTCAGTTCATAGGTAGCTCACATGGTGAGTCAGGAGGGAAAAAGGTCCATTTAAATTGACCAGAcgggaaaaaaaatcactggaACTGATTGATTCAAACCTTTTCACTGCTGTCTGTTGAGACTTTAATGATTAAGTACCCCTTCCTGCTCATAATATAAAGGGCTCAGGGTGAGTGATTCTAAAGAGTCACAGTAATAGCTCAGAATGGCTGCATCATCAGCAACGCCTGTCCCATATTTCAGTACACTGTTCATTAAAATGCTTGAGAGTAAATACAAATCATATTAAGTTTCAGCGAGCATGCTGGTAAAATAtgttctcctctctgtgagTGGTTTACCATCTCAGAGTGGGACGAGAGAGGAAGGGTCATAGGGGAAAACTTCAACAGGCAGCGGATCCACACAGGTTTGCTGTATGTGCTTTTTACATACaagcactaacacacacataaaaatatccTTATTGCTGGCAGGTTAACTTCAGAATGAAACTGGAACTACTGGGCTGGGTAATTAGCCTCTTATCTCTATCAAATTAAAGCTAATTTAATTAACTCATCTGTTTTAATCAGAGGTCCTCCAGGGGGAAACCCTACCACTGAACCACTGAGCTTGGCAGCCCAGCAGGCATGGATTTCACAAGCAGCTGGGTACTCCCCAAGGTCAGACCCAGCATAAATTAGTCCTGTGTTCAGCTGTCAACATCCTGCTGGCTCTATCACACGCACAGAGGCGCACATGCAAAAACTGTGTCCATGCACAGGCCCTCACACATCAATCTCAGGGGTGTGTACggtatatttttctttctttttttaaagaaacacttgAAAACAAGAATGGTTTTCCAGACAAGCCAGTTGCTTAACACCTGTGTCTAGCTAGGAATGAGATCCAACTATGGGGCGAGAGCAGACTGAAAGCGAGACAGAAAGACTTGGAGTGAGACAGGTGTGAAAACTGGGACGGTGAGCTGAGAGTACTTACCTGTGGTGCCCAGTAACCGTGGGGGAGGCGGtggaggcggcggaggaggaaggggagggtaTCTTTGACACTGGCATGCCAGCTGGCACTGTTCACTAACTTTCTCCGCCACAGTCCGTGAGCATGACCTCTGAAGTTCTCCCTTAtggagtgaaagagagacaatGAAATGACTGAGGAGCCCCCCTTCACTGCATTTACTCACAAGAGTATACCATCAGCACAACGCTGTGCAGCACAAATGGAGATGCTTGAACACTCAGGAGCCTCTTAACACTGTGGATATCCTCTCAGCATTCTTTTCATATCACAGCTCCAGTGTTGTCACTGGGGCTGTTGTGTATAGTACATGCAGAATAGTATCACGTCTATCCTGTAAGAAACCACCCACCGAGAGTGGGCAGCAGGCTGCCCCCAGGAGTGTGCGTGGGTTGACTTGGAAACTCAAGATGATAACATTCAACATGAACCCTCGCAacactgtgtgcgtgtgaacAACAGCTCACCATTATCTGTAGGCAGCAGCGTGGGGCAGAGGTTAGAATACTCATCAGTAACATATGCCTGCTGCAGAGATCCTGGTGGGATAACTGAATGTTGTTATCATTTAAACACAGTTGGCTTCTCCATGTTCCCACTGCAAGAGAGCTGagtgtctctctgtgtatttCTCCTGCCTTAGTAGAAACTCCACTAATGCATGCCTGTCAGTATTCCCTAAACACAGGTGATGCCCTGGACTGGTGCCCCTAACatcctgtgtaaacacacatgcaatatTAATAACTGCAGCATATCAAGTGCATAGgctgtttaaaaatataatctgtTAAACACTTCTTATCCATAATCCATCAGTAAATCAAACTCCAGCTACATTCGTGTAACCCCTTCTCATGCGTAAATAGTCAGCTGAATTTGGTGCTTACCTGGCATGAAAGTAAAAACAGTGAGAGAAGACAATGACCAAAGAAAAAAGGCCAAAAGCTCAAAGTAAATGACATTAGATCTTGGACCAGCATTCCTCCTGCGCTGTTCTCGAAGACACTAGGCAGCGTTTCCAACAAATGAATGCAATATTCATAGGCTTGAACAGTTTGGGAAATAACCATCCACTCTGTCCACTTCAGCGGCGATATCTGTGACAAGCGTCTCCAGAAATAGTTTATGCCACAATCATTTTCCTCTTGAAATCCCGTTGTCGATAGCATAGGACAAGTGAGCCGGTGGAATGAGTAGCAAATCTCGATAATTCACATCTCGGAAagtagttttttcttttcttactggCACTCAGATAGCGACCTTAATCACGCCGGTACTCCGTGCAATGTGAGGGCGGTAGATGGCCCGTACCTTACATCCCTCCTCGGCTGCAAGCATGAGTGCAAATGGGCCACTCAAGCCATCGAAgttgaagaaacaaacagacgaACAGAGAGCTCCTCGGCAGGATTCCTCACAATAAGATCACACATCCCCTCAACTTATCTAGGCTGAATACTGTATGGGCGAGTCCGGAGGGCAGAGCCGAGGGTTAAACTGATGCATCGCCCTCTGTGCCAAAACACAGCGGACTATTTTATACTGGAGCATCACCACCGCGCACTTGATGCAGCGCTCACATCAGCTCAATCCTGACAGCGTGCTCAAATAAATTCACGCTCCGCTTCAGCCCTCCCTCcattctctgttttgtttgttttatttctttttatatatagtgGTCCAGGCAGAAAGTATAAGCCCACAATGCGTGGAGGCGAGTCTGTAAGGATGACGCGACCGAAT
This DNA window, taken from Larimichthys crocea isolate SSNF chromosome XXIV, L_crocea_2.0, whole genome shotgun sequence, encodes the following:
- the LOC113744631 gene encoding proline-rich membrane anchor 1-like isoform X2 codes for the protein MLSTTGFQEENDCGINYFWRRLSQISPLKWTEWMVISQTVQAYEYCIHLLETLPSVFENSAGGMLVQDLMSFTLSFWPFFFGHCLLSLFLLSCQGELQRSCSRTVAEKVSEQCQLACQCQRYPPLPPPPPPPPPPRLLGTTVIEPQKPKFRPWWTEMDFIVLGTVGCASVVFLLSAIIISYKAIKRKPLRKEENGTSRGEYAMSIRNKKAMGLSPLLYKQGT
- the LOC113744631 gene encoding proline-rich membrane anchor 1-like isoform X1, with the protein product MLSTTGFQEENDCGINYFWRRLSQISPLKWTEWMVISQTVQAYEYCIHLLETLPSVFENSAGGMLVQDLMSFTLSFWPFFFGHCLLSLFLLSCQGELQRSCSRTVAEKVSEQCQLACQCQRYPPLPPPPPPPPPPRLLGTTVIEPQKPKFRPWWTEMDFIVLGTVGCASVVFLLSAIIISYKAIKRKPLRKEENGTSRGEYAMSIRNKKAMEGLSPLLYKQGT